The segment TTCTCCCTAAGGCAAGGAATTCTTAACTTCAACATTTTTCCATGCATCATCCACTTTGGTGCCCTTCCATGTCTTAGGGCGGATTTTTTCTAGGAAGAAGGAATTTCATCACATTGAAGGTTTTCCAAGATAACACCTCTTTGGTGCCTTGATCATGGCTTGGGCGCTAATCTCCTTTAGGCATGGAATTATAAACTTTCTCCATTCTCCTTGAGCACTCCACTTTGGTGCCCTCCCTTGGAGTAGGGCGGAATTTTCATTAAGTGGTTGATTTCTCTTTGTTATATCTGCATATGGTTCTGTTTAGTTGGTTCTTGGCTTTGCTCAGTTCTCCCTTTGTCCTTGTGacaaaaaagggggagaaatttcaGTTTTGTTTTGGCATACTTAGTACTCTTGGCACTTGGCCCTTTTTGGATGCCTGACACTCTTTGGCTATTGGGCATTTGATTTGTATATTATATTTGGCATCTCATTAACATTCTTATCTTTCAAATGGCTTAGTTTTTGGCTTAGTtcttttgccatcaaggacaaagggggattTTGTTGGCTTCTCCTTCTGTTGTTTGTCCTTGATATCAAAACTTGGCATGAGGTTGCTTGGTACATGAAGCATTTCATTTGACATATTCAGTGGCATATTTAGTTTGATCATATGTAGTGCATTGGTCAGATTTCATGTATTTGTGTTACTGATGCTTTGACTACATGTTCAGATGAAAGGACTCTATGTTGTTCATAGGTTCATGGTGATATTTATTTGATTTGGTGTTCTTTCATATAGTGGGATCAGGTCTTCAATTTGATCTAGATGGAACTTCATTGATTCATTACAATGCCCAGATTTTCATGCTTATCTCAGCTCTTATAAATAGTCATAGTATTGACATGACAAGTAAGTTATATTGAGACTTAATAAATTGGCAACAACTTAATATAAGTCGACATGGTTTATATTATTAGGTTTTTACTTTGTTCTTTATTCATCATCATGCCACTTATGATAGTGTCGATGACTTACTTGCATTTGATTAGTCAATGTATCAATGCACGTGATTTCTTTTGTGAGGCATACTGAAGACACTTGGTAATAAGATTGTTTTAATAAATGCAGGCAAATTCAATACATAATATGTGAACATGAAATAAAGTATGTGTTAACTCATGTGGATTTGAGTAGCGAATATAATGGTAGATCATTTTAACTAGCAAGTTCATGAACTATATTGACACGACAACATCTGTTTGATGACTCTTTTGGCACGCGAGCGGATCAATGTATAGCATGTTGACTAGTTATTACCCGAACGTCATATAGTGCAGACTTGAAATTGTtattcattttgaaaaagtggttgaGTTTATTCAATGGGAATAGGGCAATCTAGTTCATTTTCCTTTCATCCAAAAGGCAGCCCAAACGCTATCCGCCATGGTGCATTTCAAATATCAGAATCAACAGGTTTTTGATAAAATCTTGTTTTGATTTTGTAACATGGTTGATAATAATGGACGCTCAAACTTTTAGCGAACTGGGTGCGAGTTGAAAGCGGAGGTAAAGcagatttttatgaattttgagTTTCGACCACCATGAAAGAGGTAATGTCATTGAAATTGGAAAAGTaaatgtgaaaaagatttttattttcaaacaTATTTATTTATCCTGGAATTGAAAATGGAAAGATTATTGAGTAAAGTTGCTGAGTTATTTTTATTCCTTTCGAGATTGCATAGAAAAGGTTTTCTGTTTGAAAGGAAATTGAATTAGTTCTTATAACTGGTTTTTTTGGGGTTCAAAAAGTTGGGAACCCTAGTTTGAAGATATCACTAAAGTCAGGTTAACATTGTTTTTGTATCTGCTCTATATATATGCAGCTTTAAGTATTTCTTTAAGGTTGAAAAAAAATGAACAGAGCACATTGAAGGGGTTTTTCAAAGGGAATTTATATCTATCATAAAGCAGAGTttgaaatggttttttttttaaggAAGTGTTTTCACAGTATTTAATTTGCCATTGGAAATATAGAGGTTGTTGTGTTACAACTCTAATTTGATTCAAAGTTTCATTTAAAACCCTATATAGGTGTTTAGTTCTTATCTTTTATAAATGACTTTTTGCCATTAAACTTTGCAGATTCATGAAAGCTTATtatgatatctttctattgcaaaaACAAGAGTATTTGAGACAAAATTAAATTCTCTATTTTTGTATAGAGATTATCTTTTATATGACAAATACTGGCATTCACAGTATACATTGTATAGTGGGCTATAATGTAGATATGTTACTGTGTACTATTAGGATGTTGTGATTGCAGCAGTTAATTGCAATTACAGGACCCTGAGAGTATACAATGTTTGTTAAGTAACTCATTGAAAGGAGTTGTTGCTCCCGTAAAAGATTGGAACTTATGATAAGAGGTGTTGAGCTAGGCTCCACCATTATAAAAATTTGATGCTCTTTGATTGAATAAAGAAGACAAGTTGAAGTGGCTTTTTATACCCCATGAGGGATTTTCCACTTAGAAAATGTTTGTGTTATGTGGCGTTGATTGTCTCATTTTGTGATATGTTGCTGAATTTAATTCTCTGGTATCTTGTTCTTGTTTTATCTATTTTTTAAGTCGATTGCATGAATGATCAAAGCTGTTTGTCAAAGTAGTCTAACACTGTTTTTTTGAATGATAAAGTTTTTGTATCTAAGACATAAACAAAGTTGTTCATTTAGTTTCAGTTGAACaattcaaaacattcttttaaCATTAGTCACGATGTCATTTATGGTACATTTTAAACATTATGTTTAAGAAGATCATTATTGTTTACCCAAGTTTAAGTTGCATTCAAATCTGAAAGTTGTAAAAATCTATCACTTTGATTCACTTGCCCCCCCCCCCTTAGAGTGTtttcacttccaacaagtggtatcaaagcgtagGGTCTTtgatagggaggtagggcaaggttattgcccaataggcttgtatgtttactaagtgataggtccttgttcgtttcaaggtgtagtcaccaaaatcagagtgcaagaGGTTTATAAACAActtagcaactctccttgatccacctccctaagtcaaactcttcttggttactcaagggcttcaactccatagttttTGGCTTGGTAATGTAACACCTTACTCTCTCATTTGGAATCCATTTACTCTGTCTTGATCTGTTCTCtaactgcacaaggtctccttttattggattgcaagtttgtgtcaagttatacccccatgggtgtctttggccttctacgttttggagtgtagtgatccttcacaagtgctacaaaccaACTTGTGGAGTCTACCTCACCAAATATGCTAAATGTATACAAGAACAACTTGTCTCAACTGGATTTGATGGGTTTTTGGCTTTTCATCCTCCATTTGTGTACCTGATTTGACAAAAAActaattttgaggcctaaaatgggctacaaggaattagccctccttttggggttttgtgctcaccctgctccaacgatggacttccagactgaaataatctcatatatggatacccttttgggagttcttgaagattttctgagttttaatgtccattaggccttctccatgactgtcccaaaaatgggtgcaaaaaggagggtttgtAAGGGTTTTGGTGGCAAATATTGACTAAAAAATTGGAGACCTTCAATATgaaccatacaaacttggttctaccCTGTTACATGCTAATTAGGCCATGAAAAGATAGTTTTTACACCTTCCAAGGGTTAGGAAACAAGATTTACAAAATTTGCTCATAAGGAgcatgcaacattgacaacttttccattatTGTTGTCTACAAACACTTCTTTagtatgaaaaccaattacattctaAAACATGAGAAAATTTCTATCATTAGAGAAACAAAAGTATCACACTAGCCCttcacaaaaggcattaggcaattacaaacaaagAGTTGTTCACTGTCAAAGAAaatatgactgcatttttgccttctcactgtttttcacttTAGACCCGCGCTTTACACTATCAAGATTCTTATTGAAGGTCTGATAAATGCTTTTTAGCAATACTCTATCTTTGGATTCTTGATGTCCTTCATACCTTccacttggaagaggaagattacaAAAACCAATCAACCAAGAATACAAAAAAATCAGTCATAAATGATTGTGACAACCAGCTGGGCATTACAACCttgcctaaaggatcattagttGATCTTTGGAAATCTCAAGACCCATGGGAAGGGTCAAAAACCATTCCCtaatcttgtttgcaaacaaatagagaGAGGTACAATgctttacaaactccaatgtatggtggagagtaagcaagtgaaaggaaattaactccaaaacaatgactcactgtcttttacattattttcacaaactaaaaatgaaatcatCCTCATTATGGCTTATAAAGCCTCTTTTCCTTGACATACAACCTTAAACATCAAAGCAAGTCTGTCCATCTGATaaatgcatttgctatagaagagcaaaacatcaaatttcttcaaagaccctagccaaatgacaCACTTGCCTaaggctccatggccacaaaacttcttgcacctgcattttggaaagaaaaacatgtatatacatatcttacaagtggaccaactagttcttgagaagccatgaacatttagggcttcaagaagccatgttggtcaagcatccttgccaatttcctagacaaggtagtgaaactgtcaaaactaaaTACTTCTgtacaaaactcaaaacttaatgaaattaaatgccaccaaagggaaaagcttcaagAAACATAAGAGaattggaaaatgaaaaaatagtATGGCCACGTACAACAGGTGTACGGATTGCTactcacatggagtcaaaacatagggaaaataAGGTAAAAAGTAGTGCAAACATGCAAAATGCTTGATAAatccgaatgatcaacccttacaatagttcaaataggagaataaatacctctccaACTTATTTATCCTCCTATActgacaggtacatgtccaagagcacttaaatttgacattttgatgtcTAAATTACAACTTTTGATGCCTAGaagatgcaaggttgatctcaaagacctACAATCAGCTAGGGACACTACTCACACCTACAAACCAAGCATAAGACATgtataaataattttcaaaacaaaaacacatagaaaactcatttttccatcattttgctagGTAACTCCAaattggcaattttgagcaaaaagatgaaaacaggaaaccaaaaccATACAATGAGttaaaaactcatccaaacaacctagaacaactcaaAACATCTTAAACAACCTTCCcaactcaaaacaaacaaaaaaatcaaaccttCTATCAAACTGGTGATGAAATGaaggctaggtgctcctgcaccagtcttGCATTAGGTCTTCCCTAGGATAGATCCTGGTCTTGGAAGTCTTTCATCATGTCACATGTTCAAGAGGGGTCTTTTGTCACTAGAGCTCCATTGTttgatggaactgattatgtgttatGGAAAATCATAATGGAGACATATTTGATTTCCATAGATCTTGATGTCTGGAGTATTGTTTGTAGTAAGTACACAGTACATGCTACTATACCTACAAATCTTGATGGGAAAAAGCAATATGAAATGAATGCAAGAGCCAAACATGCAATATCGTGTGGTTAGTCTAAAGATGATTTTGTCAAGATTATGCACTACAAATTTTCTCATGAAATATGAGAAAATCTTGAAAATAATTATCAAGGAAATGAAAAGGTCAAACAGTCCAAAATGCTTACTGTCAAAACTCAGTTTGAGGAAATGAAaatgagagatgatgaaaaaatagATGAATATTTTTTGAGAATTCATGAAGTTGTTAATGGGATGAGAGGATTAGGTGAAGAAGTAGATGAATTCACAATGGTTAAGAAGGTCATTAGAACCTTACTGCCTAAATATGAAACCAGAGTTTCAGCTCTTGAAGAGAAGAAATTTTTTAATAAGCTTACGTTAGATGATCTTCAAGGAAGCTTGATAGACTTTGAAATGAGAACAAGCAAAGTTGACAATGGTAGATCATCATTGAAAGAAACTACTtttaaaagagagaagaaagaggATTTGGATAGTGAATCAGAATTGTCTGATTCTCTTGAGGCTCTCTTAGTGAGAAAACTCAAAAAGAAATATAGAAGAAAGCTGCTAGTCAAGTGTTTTAATTGTGGCAAAGTTGGTCACTTTGCAACCCAATGTTCTCATGCTGATCAAAACAATGATGATGATCAAAATGAAAAACATTACGAGAAAAAAATCTTTAGCCCTAAAAAGAAATTCAACTTTAACgatttcaaaaagaaaaagagtCTATTCAATAAAAAAGACTTTGATGATGAGTTAGATGACTCTTTAGGTGATGAAGGTGAAACCTTATTGATGCCCAAAATTGATATGCCTAAAATTTCAAGCAGTAAAGCTGGCAATCTATTGAATAGTCAATCTGATTTAGAAAATTGTGAGATAAACCTTGAAGGTGAACTACTTTGTGCCCTTCAAGAAATTAGAAAACTCAAGAAACATATTTCCTCTCAGGAGAAACTTTTAGATCATTTGACTATTTTTCTGCAAACTGAGTTAGATGACTCTAAAAGAGTTATAGAGAATCTCAAATCAATACTTTCTGACAAAGAAAAGGAGATTCAAACTCTCGAACAACAAGTTGGTACTCTCACTAAGCAAATGGAAAAACATGATACAACTATTCACTTGCACAATATGCTTGGAAAACAAAGGCAGCTTGATAGCTTCGGTGAATGTCCCAAATTTGCAAATCAGAATGTCATAACTGCTAGTAAAAAACTGTCATTTGAGAACAAGTGGAACATTTTCAGATTTACTTCCTTCTTTAATGGCTATTGTTTCttttgtaacaaatttggacacaaAGTGAGTACATGCAAATTCATATTTTCTAGAATGCCAAGATTTGGTCATAAACAATATTTTGGTTTTTCTAATATGATCAAATGTTTCAGATGTAATACAGTTGGTCATACCCCAGATAGTGAAATCAAAATATCCCTACTACTGAAAAGGTTTGGAGACTCAAATTTGTTCAGAACATAGAACAATCCATTCTTGTTCAAACTACTTTTATTTCTAATAAGAAAACTTTGTGGGTTGTcgatagtggttgctccaaccacatgacagGGGACAAAGATAAGTTCTTGAAACTTGAAGACTATGTTGGtggttttgtaaagtttggtgacgATTCAGGGATTGAAATAAAAGGTAGAGGGTCTTTACTTCTTAATGATGATACACCTATTCATGATGTGCTTATTGTAGAAGGTCGATAATAATGGATGCTCAAACATTTAGTGATCTGGGTGTGAGCTGAAAGCGGAGGTAAAGTAGATTTTTATGGATTTTGTGTTTTAACCACCATGAAAGAAGTAATCTCGTTGAAACAGGAAAAGTAA is part of the Cryptomeria japonica chromosome 10, Sugi_1.0, whole genome shotgun sequence genome and harbors:
- the LOC131859344 gene encoding uncharacterized protein LOC131859344, producing MRDDEKIDEYFLRIHEVVNGMRGLGEEVDEFTMVKKVIRTLLPKYETRVSALEEKKFFNKLTLDDLQGSLIDFEMRTSKVDNGRSSLKETTFKREKKEDLDSESELSDSLEALLVRKLKKKYRRKLLVKCFNCGKVGHFATQCSHADQNNDDDQNEKHYEKKIFSPKKKFNFNDFKKKKSLFNKKDFDDELDDSLGDEGETLLMPKIDMPKISSSKAGNLLNSQSDLENCEINLEGELLCALQEIRKLKKHISSQEKLLDHLTIFLQTELDDSKRVIENLKSILSDKEKEIQTLEQQVGTLTKQMEKHDTTIHLHNMLGKQRQLDSFDLLPSLMAIVSFVTNLDTKCNTVGHTPDSEIKISLLLKSGCSNHMTGDKDKFLKLEDYVGGFVKFGDDSGIEIKGRGSLLLNDDTPIHDVLIVEGR